CGTCACCTCTCCGGTTACAAGTCCTTCTATTAAAACGGTTAATGTTGTAAAATCCGGCTACTATATGTTTGATGGCAGTGTATGGAAATACGCATTTGGAAGTAGTGAAAATGATGGAAGTATTGATAAAGGTGAACAAATTTTTTATCACGGAACCTGGGGAAGTGCGAATTTAGGGGGAGGAGGAGTCAATGGAACGATTTCTTCAAACTGGCTAAGTTCCAATTTATTTGATCTTCCAATTTTAGGGGACAAGATCAGACTTGACGGGTATTTTTCAAGTCCTGTATCCGGATCTTCCTCTATTGCCTTCAATCCCAGATTAGTGAATATTTCTAATGCAAAAGTAAAAATCTGGGTTTCTGCCTTGTCCAATGTTGACCGGTTTGCTTATAGTAATATTGTTCTAAATCCTGCAGGTTCTTCCAGTGGAGCACCGGGAAATGATGGCTCCTTATCAAGTACAACAGCCAACGGAGGCTGGGTAAATCTGGATAATGGAATTTATCAGGGATATGGCGACAACCAGACTCTTACAGGAACAACTACAGCCAATATAAATCCTACAACCCCTTCTCAGGAAGTAGAAGTGCTGGATATCATCATGGAAGCAAAATGGTATAGAGTCTATTTCTTTATCATCGTAGATAATAAAGATGATACTAACGTGGCCAATATGAAGCGGGAGGTCTATCTCTCCATACAAAGGCTGTATTAGGATATATATAATTCGCCCGCTTTTTACAGATTTACATAGTTTTTTCAATAGAACTGTCTCAATACAAGAGTAATAAGGATTGACTTTGTAAATCTGTTTTCAGTGGCTGAAAAACTATTTTGATAACTTTGTAAAGACCATGGAAATAGTTTTAATACTTTGTTCCAGCTGCTCTTCCGGAAGTGCTCCGTAGCTTAATCTGAAACCATTAACGGGATGATGGCTATATTGCTTAGGATGAATGATTTTAATATTTTTTTCCAGTAATAATGCGGTAACTGTATCCCAATCGAGTTTTGCTTTTGGTACGATCCAAAAAGCAAGGCCTCCTTCGGGTAATACAAAATCAGCAACTTCTTTCATATATTGGGTTAAAAGCTCATAGACAAAGTCTCTCTTATTTTTGTAGTGAATGGTTGCTTTTTTAATATGTTTTTTTACCGCCCCCTCCTTGATGAGCTGAAGAACGGCATGCTCCATAATTACGTCCCCATGTACATCAATAATCTTTCTCAGATTTCCTATTTTTTCTAATAATTTTTGATCTTTGGTCGCAAGATAGCCAATTCTTAAAGCAGGTGCTACCACTTTACTTAACGTCCCAATATAAACATAATTATTCAGCTCAGGAAAACTTGAGAGAGGAAGAATGGGACGATATCCGAAATGAAATTCATTATCATAATCATCTTCAATAATGGTGATATTATACTGATTGGATAGCTCTACCAGCCTAAGTCTTCGTGCCAAACTGAGAGTGACTGTTGTAGGATACTGTCTGTGGGGAGTAATATAAATTGCTTTTATATTTTTATTTTGGTTCAAAAGTTTTTCGACAGATTCAATACAAATCCCTTCTTTATCTACAGGTGCAGGCACAAGTTGGGCCCCCGCATATTCGAAAGCCTGCCATGCCGGTTTATAGCCGGGATCTTCTACAATAATGTAATCATCAGGGGCTAATAAACTCTGAGCAGTAAGAAACATAGCCATCTGGCTTCCTCTGGTGATAGAAATTTCATTTTCATCAATTTGCATTCCCCTTTGATGGTTGAGCATTTTGGAAATCATTTTCCGGAATTCCGTTTCTCCATGTTCATTTCCATATCCCATCATCTGCCACTTTGCTTTTATACTGAAAATCTGTCTGTAAGCTCTGGCAAGTTCGTTTACAGGTGCAATTTTACTGTCCGGATGCCCATCATCAAAATTAATTATGGCTCCATGTTGCTGGACTCCCCGGTCTGAGAAATCAGGGGGTTTTTCTTTCCTTTTTTCCTTTAAAACATGGAGCTTGTCAGAGATAAAAATTCCTTTCCGTTCCTTAGAAATCACCCATTCTTCATTGATCAGTACCTGATATGCTTCCACAACCGTATTTCTATTGATTTTTAGTGTTGCTGCCATATTTCGGCTGCCGGGAAGTGCATCACCTGCTTTTAGCCGGCCAGAGCGTATATCTGTTATAATACTGTCAGCAATCTGCAAATAAACTGCTTTGTCAAGATTTTTATCTATTTCCAATTCTAATTTCCAAGGTCGAAGCATCTGGACTATCTATTTATGTAAAAACTGAGTCATTTAAACAGTCCAAATATAAGATAATTTTGTCATGCAATAAAGCACAAAACAATTAATTTTAAAACATCATGGACAAAAAAGATTTCAGTTCAAAAGATTTTCACGAAACATTTGCAAGACCAAAGTATGTAAAGCCAAGTCACTTAATCCATAAGAATGTAGAGAATGCAGGGGAGCATAATCAGTTTTCTACAGAAAGAAAGCATCCTGTCTTCTTTGTGGATCTTCCGAGTAAAAATGTAAGCATGACGATTGGCGGATTGCTTCCGGGACAGCAAACCAACAGACACCGTCATACGTATGAGACGGTACTTTATGTGATTGAAGGAAAAGGATGGACAGAAGTAGAAGATGAAAGAGTATACTGGGAAGCGGGTGATGCAGTTTATATTCCTTCATGGGCATGGCACAGGCACCAAAACCTCAGCGATACAGAATCAGCCAAATATCTGGCATGTGAAAACGCACCCCAGCTGCAGAATCTTGGCGTAGCCTTAAGAGAAGAAGAAGGGAGAGACCTGTAATCATTAAGAATAGGTAAAGTTTAAGCAGATTAAAGAGAACCAAGCTTATTTTAAATAAAAGGCGAATCAAATACTATTTAATCATGGTGAAAATCTTCTGAAAAAAACACAATACAGATAATGAAGATTTTTAAAAAATTAAAAAAGACTGATTGTTTTCTTTACGCTTAAACTTTTCTTAATGATTAATAAGAAATAAACATCTTTAATTTTAAAACATTTAAAACATGAAAAATGTTCCATTTAAAGGAATAATCGCTTATCCTATCACTCCTTTTGACCGGAATGAAAAGGTAGATATTCCTCTCTTTAAAAAATTGGTAGAAAGACTCATTGTTTCCGGAAGCCACGGGATTGCACCATTGGGAAGTACAGGGGTAATGCCTTATCTGTCTGATGATGAAAAGGAAGCAATTACGGAAGCAGCGGTACAACAGACGGGCGGAAGGGTTCCTACGCTGGTGGGAGTATCAAATCTTACCACTGAAAAGACTATTCATCATGCTCAATTTGCTGAAAAAGCCGGTGCTGATGCTGTTATGATCATTCCTATGAGTTACTGGAAGCTCACTGATGATGAAATTGTTACCCATTATGATGCTGTTGCCGGTAAAATTTCTATTCCTATTATGGCTTATAATAATCCGGCAACCAGTGGAGTGGATATGTCTCCAGCTCTTCTTAAAAGACTTTTGGAGATTCCAAATGTTACTATGATCAAGGAAAGCACGGGAGATATCCAGAGAATGCATTATTTACGAAAAGAACTGGGTGAAGAAACAGCTTTCTATAATGGTTCCAATCCGCTGGCGCTGGCAGCATTTACTGCAGGGGCAAGAGGATGGTGTACAGCCGCTCCCAATTTGATTCCGGAACTAAATATCGATCTGTATAGGGCTATTGAAGAAGGGAATCTGGAGAAAG
This genomic window from Chryseobacterium sp. MEBOG06 contains:
- a CDS encoding PLP-dependent aminotransferase family protein translates to MLRPWKLELEIDKNLDKAVYLQIADSIITDIRSGRLKAGDALPGSRNMAATLKINRNTVVEAYQVLINEEWVISKERKGIFISDKLHVLKEKRKEKPPDFSDRGVQQHGAIINFDDGHPDSKIAPVNELARAYRQIFSIKAKWQMMGYGNEHGETEFRKMISKMLNHQRGMQIDENEISITRGSQMAMFLTAQSLLAPDDYIIVEDPGYKPAWQAFEYAGAQLVPAPVDKEGICIESVEKLLNQNKNIKAIYITPHRQYPTTVTLSLARRLRLVELSNQYNITIIEDDYDNEFHFGYRPILPLSSFPELNNYVYIGTLSKVVAPALRIGYLATKDQKLLEKIGNLRKIIDVHGDVIMEHAVLQLIKEGAVKKHIKKATIHYKNKRDFVYELLTQYMKEVADFVLPEGGLAFWIVPKAKLDWDTVTALLLEKNIKIIHPKQYSHHPVNGFRLSYGALPEEQLEQSIKTISMVFTKLSK
- a CDS encoding cupin domain-containing protein, with the protein product MDKKDFSSKDFHETFARPKYVKPSHLIHKNVENAGEHNQFSTERKHPVFFVDLPSKNVSMTIGGLLPGQQTNRHRHTYETVLYVIEGKGWTEVEDERVYWEAGDAVYIPSWAWHRHQNLSDTESAKYLACENAPQLQNLGVALREEEGRDL
- a CDS encoding dihydrodipicolinate synthase family protein, which produces MKNVPFKGIIAYPITPFDRNEKVDIPLFKKLVERLIVSGSHGIAPLGSTGVMPYLSDDEKEAITEAAVQQTGGRVPTLVGVSNLTTEKTIHHAQFAEKAGADAVMIIPMSYWKLTDDEIVTHYDAVAGKISIPIMAYNNPATSGVDMSPALLKRLLEIPNVTMIKESTGDIQRMHYLRKELGEETAFYNGSNPLALAAFTAGARGWCTAAPNLIPELNIDLYRAIEEGNLEKAKDVFYRQFDLLKFIVNKGLPRAVKAGLNILGEEGGNLRSPLKPLTEKETEELKTILKTLNS